From a region of the Synechococcus sp. PCC 7502 genome:
- a CDS encoding cofactor assembly of complex C subunit B: MLRFLPMAVGILGGLGLIFNRFLTPSLTASQSRSDALAIIESAILILVTLLWQQVQPKIPEAVVLEGEEGLEFDSDLTPSVKAELAWASHTLLTNTTTKVMIVWYKDKVLLKRGIYHRNKEVKLGAIAQRVLKTQKPVYLVKLALYPGRIEFDYLPENTQGLIIQPLGDQGLIILGANAPRSYTKQDENWIDAIANKILFTLGDS; this comes from the coding sequence ATGTTGCGATTTCTACCAATGGCAGTGGGGATTTTAGGAGGTTTGGGATTAATCTTCAATCGGTTTTTAACTCCATCCTTGACTGCATCTCAATCTCGTTCCGATGCCTTAGCCATCATTGAAAGTGCCATACTAATTTTAGTAACGCTACTATGGCAACAGGTACAGCCTAAAATTCCTGAAGCTGTAGTTTTAGAAGGAGAAGAAGGACTAGAATTTGATAGTGATTTAACGCCATCTGTCAAAGCCGAACTAGCTTGGGCTTCCCATACCCTCCTAACCAATACCACGACCAAAGTGATGATAGTTTGGTACAAAGATAAAGTTCTATTAAAACGAGGGATATATCACCGTAATAAAGAAGTGAAATTAGGAGCGATCGCTCAACGGGTACTAAAAACCCAAAAACCTGTATATCTGGTGAAACTAGCTCTTTATCCGGGCAGAATTGAATTTGATTACCTGCCTGAAAATACCCAAGGCTTGATTATTCAACCCCTAGGCGATCAAGGGCTGATTATTTTAGGTGCCAATGCTCCCCGCAGTTATACAAAACAAGATGAAAATTGGATAGATGCGATCGCTAATAAAATTTTATTTACCCTAGGAGATAGTTAA
- a CDS encoding DUF2127 domain-containing protein has product MSKLGKRPKALIAIVSYKSFTATLFATASLGIFLAAKNYEGLENLADSLALSGKRGIIAWVLEKILNFEPRNLKFSAIALAVYSGVTAIEAVGLWYEKAWARWLVVGVVGISIPPEIFELWHGVSILKLVVFILNLGILWYLIREFPKEQPQEQSQGKSEKPNELAED; this is encoded by the coding sequence ATGTCCAAACTTGGTAAACGTCCTAAAGCTTTAATTGCGATCGTTTCTTACAAATCCTTTACCGCCACCTTATTTGCCACTGCATCTTTGGGAATATTCCTTGCAGCTAAAAATTATGAGGGTTTAGAAAATTTGGCTGATTCCTTGGCTTTATCGGGCAAGCGGGGAATTATTGCTTGGGTGTTGGAAAAAATCTTGAATTTTGAACCTAGAAACTTAAAATTTAGTGCGATCGCCTTAGCAGTTTACAGTGGAGTCACAGCCATTGAAGCGGTCGGGCTGTGGTATGAAAAAGCTTGGGCAAGGTGGCTAGTGGTTGGGGTGGTGGGCATTAGTATCCCTCCCGAAATATTTGAATTATGGCATGGGGTATCGATCTTAAAGTTAGTGGTTTTTATCCTGAATTTAGGAATTTTGTGGTATCTCATCCGTGAATTTCCTAAAGAGCAGCCTCAAGAACAGAGTCAAGGCAAATCCGAGAAACCTAATGAATTGGCTGAAGATTAA
- a CDS encoding cupin-like domain-containing protein has translation MANYPFNPSQFTPFQVVSKPITDNWRIWLAENKLLGSSDEHLVAEMSRFGFNAQAVKAELATIAASPYFQAGQNLAQLLRKLESHCQVQTALAALSPQSALTIDRHPQLSQAEFFENYYVCHRPVILTEATKNWQALNLWTPEFLRSQYGHIAVEIQANRLANRRYEIDVDAHRHSITLGEFVDMLAANTNDYYMVANNGNLSKTELRSLLNDIEMFPEYLDRTKAENAAFFWLGPAGTVTPLHHDACNLLFVQIYGRKTWKIIPPFNTPYLYNYEGVFSEVDCEQPDYAKYPLFKNVCMTEVTLEPGEAIFIPAGWWHHVRSLDVSISLSFTNFLFPNEYTWNYPQIRR, from the coding sequence ATGGCAAATTACCCCTTTAACCCATCACAGTTCACTCCATTTCAGGTCGTTAGTAAACCCATTACCGATAACTGGCGGATATGGCTGGCAGAAAATAAATTACTGGGGTCTAGTGATGAACATTTAGTGGCGGAGATGAGCCGATTTGGGTTTAATGCCCAAGCTGTAAAGGCTGAACTGGCAACAATTGCGGCAAGCCCCTACTTTCAAGCAGGTCAAAACCTAGCACAACTTTTGCGTAAACTGGAATCCCATTGTCAAGTACAAACTGCCTTAGCCGCTTTGTCTCCCCAGTCTGCCCTGACTATTGATCGACATCCTCAACTTTCACAGGCGGAATTTTTTGAGAATTACTATGTGTGCCATCGCCCTGTAATTCTGACGGAGGCAACTAAAAATTGGCAGGCACTAAACCTATGGACACCTGAGTTTTTGCGATCGCAGTATGGACATATCGCCGTGGAAATTCAAGCTAACCGTTTGGCAAATCGTCGTTATGAAATTGATGTAGATGCTCATCGCCACAGCATAACCTTAGGGGAGTTTGTGGATATGTTGGCGGCAAATACCAATGATTACTACATGGTGGCTAATAATGGAAACTTGTCTAAAACCGAGTTGCGATCGCTACTAAATGACATTGAGATGTTTCCAGAGTACTTGGATCGTACTAAGGCTGAAAATGCTGCTTTCTTTTGGCTCGGTCCTGCTGGCACGGTTACGCCACTGCACCATGATGCCTGTAATCTTTTATTTGTGCAGATTTATGGGCGTAAGACCTGGAAGATTATCCCACCGTTCAACACACCTTATCTATATAACTATGAAGGAGTTTTTAGTGAAGTGGATTGTGAACAACCTGACTATGCTAAGTATCCGCTATTTAAGAATGTTTGTATGACTGAAGTAACCCTGGAGCCGGGTGAAGCAATTTTTATCCCCGCAGGCTGGTGGCATCATGTGCGTTCCTTAGATGTTAGTATCTCTTTATCCTTTACGAACTTTCTCTTTCCCAACGAATATACTTGGAACTATCCCCAAATCCGTCGCTAG
- a CDS encoding YbaB/EbfC family nucleoid-associated protein, translating to MSGQGFGFGLGKLKEIQQAVQKAKEIEQGAKALQEELEVMRITGQSSNGLVKVTISGNQEPHDVEIDPAALAGGAEILSDLVLAALQEAYTLSSTTMKDRMEKLTGGLGLPGGL from the coding sequence ATGTCAGGACAAGGATTTGGATTTGGGCTAGGCAAACTAAAAGAAATCCAGCAAGCCGTTCAAAAAGCAAAGGAAATTGAGCAAGGTGCAAAGGCACTACAGGAAGAACTAGAGGTAATGCGGATTACTGGGCAATCTAGCAATGGGTTGGTTAAAGTAACTATTAGCGGCAACCAAGAACCCCATGATGTAGAAATTGATCCTGCTGCCCTTGCAGGTGGGGCTGAAATTTTATCTGACCTAGTTTTAGCTGCCTTGCAAGAAGCATATACTCTTTCCTCTACAACCATGAAAGATCGGATGGAAAAACTGACAGGTGGATTGGGTTTGCCCGGTGGATTATAA
- a CDS encoding phosphotransacetylase family protein, with protein MSKYLLVGSTRASSGKSATVLGLGIHLQARGMKVGYAKPLGTFTSRTVPESSISLDADVEFITQTLGLDHGLVRPTLLNLDKASIQQRLLEQNTTDYTQKLAEYLENTNGELVLVEAPGNPEEGAMFGLSLPQIAECLDAPILLVSRFEDLLVADRLLVAKSRLGDRLLGVVINDIPEVQLETALEILLPYLESLGIPVLAMMPENLILRSVSVDELVAQLDATILYQPDVSLSEIMVEDLKIGAMDVNSAQIYFSKSFHKAVVTGANRLDIQLAALGTSTNCLILTGNYLSVHPDVLQRAKEIEVPILAVTKDTLTTVAIIEKSLGQVRLHEGVKVNCIQEMMAKHFNFDRLLQLLQISNHISP; from the coding sequence GTGTCCAAATATTTGCTAGTCGGCTCAACTAGAGCTTCCAGTGGAAAATCAGCAACAGTTTTAGGGCTAGGAATCCATCTGCAAGCGAGGGGAATGAAGGTAGGATATGCAAAACCCTTAGGCACATTTACCTCTCGTACAGTTCCTGAGTCATCTATCAGTCTTGATGCTGATGTTGAGTTTATTACCCAAACCCTAGGTTTAGATCATGGTTTGGTGCGACCAACCCTACTAAATTTGGACAAAGCTTCAATTCAACAACGGTTATTAGAGCAGAACACCACCGATTACACGCAAAAATTAGCTGAATATTTAGAAAATACCAATGGCGAATTAGTTTTAGTTGAGGCTCCGGGCAATCCCGAAGAAGGTGCCATGTTTGGTTTATCTTTACCGCAAATTGCTGAGTGTTTAGATGCACCAATTCTACTAGTATCAAGATTTGAAGATTTACTAGTTGCCGATCGCCTGTTAGTAGCAAAATCCCGACTGGGCGATCGCTTACTAGGAGTTGTAATTAATGATATTCCTGAAGTTCAACTAGAAACTGCCCTAGAAATTTTATTACCCTATTTAGAGTCTTTGGGTATTCCTGTGCTGGCAATGATGCCCGAAAACTTAATTCTTAGAAGTGTAAGTGTCGATGAATTAGTTGCCCAACTCGATGCCACAATTTTGTACCAGCCCGATGTTAGTTTATCGGAAATTATGGTAGAAGACCTAAAAATTGGCGCAATGGATGTTAACTCTGCCCAAATATATTTCAGTAAATCTTTCCATAAGGCTGTGGTCACTGGAGCCAACCGCCTAGATATTCAATTAGCCGCCTTGGGAACTTCCACCAATTGCTTGATTTTAACTGGTAACTACCTAAGTGTTCATCCCGATGTTTTACAAAGAGCTAAGGAAATTGAAGTGCCGATTTTAGCGGTAACCAAAGACACCCTAACTACGGTGGCAATTATTGAGAAATCCTTAGGACAGGTACGCTTACATGAGGGGGTAAAAGTTAACTGTATCCAAGAAATGATGGCGAAACATTTTAATTTCGATCGCTTGCTGCAATTGTTACAAATTTCTAATCACATTTCTCCCTAA
- a CDS encoding ABC transporter ATP-binding protein produces the protein MASVRLSGVSKTFGSTQVLRDIDLTIADREFMVLVGPSGCGKSTLLRLIAGLEALSAGAIYLGDRQIDQLPPKSRDMAMVFQSYALYPHMSVFNNIAFGLRRQDSNFLKQRFNRAYNQAIFDRVEQVAKSLQIQNLLHRKPAELSGGQKQRVALGRAIARNPQVFLMDEPLSNLDAQLRSETRSQLVQLQNELQTTTIYVTHDQTEAMTMGSRIVVLKSGKIQQVDTPINIYRHPNNIFVAGFIGSPSMNFLPVVAEDNSLKGQYLNTSLPWRTSHQIPSEQHLILGFRPEHIQPASSASAHLSGRVKLIESLGSETNVIVDIQGLLINAKTSPDLAFSIGELTHWQLDLQKFHVFDGESEMRLPELR, from the coding sequence ATGGCTTCTGTGCGCTTATCGGGTGTATCCAAAACCTTTGGCTCAACTCAGGTTTTACGAGATATTGATTTAACCATAGCCGATCGCGAATTTATGGTTTTAGTTGGTCCTTCGGGTTGTGGGAAAAGCACTTTACTACGCTTAATTGCAGGCTTAGAAGCCCTTTCGGCAGGGGCAATTTACCTAGGCGATCGCCAAATTGATCAACTGCCTCCCAAATCCCGTGATATGGCAATGGTATTTCAAAGCTATGCCCTCTATCCCCACATGAGCGTTTTTAACAATATTGCCTTTGGGTTGCGGCGGCAGGATAGTAATTTCTTGAAGCAAAGATTTAATCGAGCATATAATCAGGCAATTTTCGATCGCGTAGAACAGGTGGCGAAATCTTTACAAATTCAAAATCTATTACACCGTAAACCCGCAGAACTTTCGGGAGGACAAAAGCAACGCGTAGCTCTAGGTCGAGCGATCGCCCGTAATCCCCAAGTATTTTTAATGGATGAGCCGTTATCAAATTTAGATGCCCAACTCCGCAGCGAAACCCGTAGCCAATTGGTTCAACTGCAAAATGAGTTGCAAACCACTACGATCTACGTCACCCACGATCAGACCGAAGCCATGACTATGGGTAGTCGCATTGTGGTATTGAAATCTGGAAAAATTCAACAGGTGGATACGCCCATTAATATCTATCGCCATCCCAATAATATATTTGTGGCAGGTTTTATCGGTTCGCCATCTATGAATTTTCTCCCCGTTGTCGCTGAGGATAATTCTTTAAAGGGACAGTACCTAAATACCTCCTTGCCTTGGCGCACATCCCATCAAATTCCATCGGAGCAGCACCTAATTCTAGGCTTTCGTCCCGAGCATATTCAACCTGCTAGTTCTGCCTCTGCCCATCTTTCAGGTCGGGTAAAGTTAATTGAGTCCTTGGGGTCTGAGACCAATGTCATTGTTGATATTCAGGGTTTATTAATCAATGCCAAAACTAGCCCAGACTTAGCATTTAGCATTGGTGAACTGACCCACTGGCAGTTGGATTTGCAGAAGTTTCATGTATTTGACGGGGAATCGGAAATGCGCTTACCAGAGCTTAGGTAG
- a CDS encoding M48 family metallopeptidase yields MPRYTGISSEAFRHPLDRQAEQSLRSVPGFDLVATKFIEFLYERPQLIYHTGNSIQVGARQYSTIYSIFRESTSDLDVSPEPILFVSQNPNANAYSMGQEHPYIVINSGLLDLLTEDELRVAIAHELGHIKCGHTILSQMAMWAMSVASAISEMTFGLGSVVSSGLIYAFYEWRRKAELSCDRAALLATDDLDLVMTCMMKVSGGSKAYMHELSLPEFIRQSQSYQELDRENLNQAYKFLLYNGGINSGAMMSHPFPVDRIHYLQEWAKSEEYRQIKLGNYKYSNASGAVDVDPPESEADRLRRQIEELQTQINNIQSK; encoded by the coding sequence ATGCCCAGATATACAGGAATTTCTAGTGAAGCATTTAGGCATCCCCTCGATCGCCAAGCTGAACAGTCCCTACGCAGTGTCCCCGGCTTTGATTTAGTTGCAACCAAGTTTATTGAATTTCTCTACGAACGCCCTCAACTCATTTATCACACAGGCAACAGTATTCAAGTTGGAGCTAGACAATATTCCACGATTTACAGCATATTTCGTGAAAGCACCTCAGACCTTGATGTCTCCCCTGAGCCAATTTTATTTGTATCCCAAAATCCCAATGCCAATGCTTACTCGATGGGGCAGGAACACCCTTATATTGTCATTAATTCGGGACTCCTAGACCTTTTAACTGAGGATGAATTACGGGTAGCGATCGCCCATGAGTTGGGACATATTAAGTGTGGGCATACTATACTCAGTCAGATGGCAATGTGGGCAATGAGTGTCGCTTCTGCCATTAGTGAAATGACCTTTGGTTTGGGTAGTGTTGTCAGTAGTGGGTTGATCTATGCTTTTTATGAATGGCGACGTAAGGCTGAACTGTCCTGCGATCGGGCTGCCCTATTAGCTACTGATGACCTCGATCTAGTTATGACCTGCATGATGAAGGTGTCTGGCGGCAGTAAGGCATATATGCATGAATTAAGTCTGCCAGAGTTTATTCGTCAATCCCAGTCCTATCAAGAATTGGATCGGGAAAATCTCAACCAAGCTTACAAGTTTTTACTTTACAACGGTGGAATTAACTCGGGAGCAATGATGAGCCATCCTTTTCCTGTCGATCGCATCCATTACTTACAAGAATGGGCTAAATCGGAAGAGTACCGCCAAATTAAGCTGGGAAATTATAAATACTCAAATGCTTCAGGTGCTGTAGATGTCGATCCGCCAGAGAGTGAAGCCGATCGACTGCGCCGCCAAATTGAAGAACTGCAAACCCAAATTAATAATATTCAAAGCAAGTAA
- a CDS encoding DUF1877 family protein, with protein MSIIGVLQEISTPTLDALLEDPSLVEEFIAGDSPLDVEAERLDLDQYFSDLTYLLAGYNPDYISYEATTFPELKANHELMELSENKDFIPFTVIAKSKWDGLPLVNAFGAGIEIGDEMGYGKARYISAEQVKEMSEGLFTLGQEGFETRLNRASENEDLPFDLAKDIQEFLIEYFGEMLDYYQNAASRGSAMLLYLT; from the coding sequence ATGTCAATAATTGGTGTGCTTCAAGAAATATCTACCCCAACCTTAGATGCTCTGTTAGAAGATCCCTCATTAGTCGAGGAATTTATTGCGGGAGATAGCCCATTAGATGTAGAAGCAGAAAGATTAGATTTAGATCAGTATTTTTCTGACTTAACATACTTACTTGCTGGTTATAACCCTGACTATATTTCCTATGAGGCAACAACATTTCCTGAGCTTAAAGCAAATCATGAGTTGATGGAATTATCAGAGAATAAGGACTTTATCCCATTTACCGTAATTGCAAAATCAAAATGGGATGGTTTGCCATTGGTTAATGCTTTTGGGGCTGGCATTGAAATTGGTGATGAAATGGGGTACGGCAAAGCAAGATATATTTCTGCCGAGCAGGTCAAAGAGATGTCCGAGGGATTATTTACTCTTGGACAGGAAGGCTTTGAAACAAGATTGAACCGAGCATCTGAGAACGAAGATCTACCATTTGACCTAGCTAAAGATATTCAAGAGTTTTTAATTGAATATTTTGGAGAAATGTTGGACTACTACCAAAATGCCGCAAGCCGAGGTAGTGCTATGTTACTTTACCTAACCTAA
- the nrdR gene encoding transcriptional regulator NrdR: protein MLCPFCTHTDSRVLESRSAEEGKSIRRRRECLKCQRRFTTYERIEFVPIVVVKRDGTQESFDRSKLLRGIIRACEKTGVSQEILENMIDEIEAQIQLKSDRSVSSVEIGEAVLEQLQSVNEVAYVRFASVYRQFKGVKDFAETLSQLDQKSLAQMSLREKNYAS, encoded by the coding sequence ATGCTTTGTCCCTTTTGCACACATACCGATAGTCGGGTGCTGGAATCTCGCTCCGCCGAGGAAGGTAAAAGTATTCGGCGTAGGCGGGAATGCTTAAAATGTCAGCGCAGATTTACAACTTACGAGCGCATCGAATTTGTGCCAATTGTCGTAGTTAAGCGTGATGGTACCCAAGAATCCTTTGACCGTTCTAAGCTTTTAAGGGGAATTATTAGAGCCTGTGAAAAAACTGGGGTATCTCAGGAAATTTTAGAAAATATGATTGATGAGATCGAGGCACAAATTCAATTAAAAAGCGATCGCAGTGTTTCTAGTGTGGAAATTGGTGAGGCTGTACTTGAGCAGTTACAATCTGTGAATGAAGTTGCGTATGTCAGGTTTGCATCGGTATATCGCCAGTTTAAGGGTGTAAAAGATTTTGCTGAGACCTTAAGTCAGTTAGATCAAAAATCCTTGGCTCAAATGTCCCTAAGGGAAAAAAATTATGCAAGTTAA
- a CDS encoding bifunctional aminoglycoside phosphotransferase/ATP-binding protein, whose product MTLPPLITQMLSSDFYPHPVTEPIALIQTHISFVLLTGKYAYKVKKPMNFGFLDFSTLEKRHFFCQEELRLNRRLAPNLYLQVLAITTDQDRFKFAENPDNAVEYAIQMVQFPQENLLINLFEEGKLTLDHVRDIGKQLAEFHASAETNDHIASFGTAAGLKAVADDNYACTDKYLGLAQTQTQLDQTRAYTDQCFIDNADLFSDRIAQGKIRECHGDLHLKNICLFDQKVQIFDCIEFNEPFRNTDVLYDASFLLMDLQYRGRKDLANAFLNTYLELTNDYKGAVLLPLFCSMRAYIRAKVTSFLLDDPNIPESVKLQAQQEAAAYYTLAYQYTLLTVGKIFMMSGLSGSGKTTAARALAQKIEAIHLIHLRSDAIRKHLAGIDLMQRGDSELYTPEMTQRTYAELLNLGILLASKGFQVILDAKYDRQGLRSAVIEQAKAHNINLEIIYCTADVETLNQRLGDRIKANSDIADATPEILASQRFEEFTDAEKEYLAN is encoded by the coding sequence ATGACTTTACCACCGCTAATTACCCAGATGCTCTCATCGGATTTTTATCCGCATCCAGTGACAGAGCCGATCGCCCTTATTCAAACTCATATTTCCTTTGTATTGTTAACAGGTAAGTATGCCTATAAGGTCAAAAAGCCGATGAATTTTGGGTTTCTGGATTTTTCTACCCTTGAGAAGCGCCATTTTTTTTGCCAAGAAGAACTCAGGCTAAATCGTCGTTTGGCACCTAATTTATACTTACAGGTTTTAGCAATTACCACGGATCAGGATCGGTTTAAGTTTGCAGAAAACCCTGATAATGCCGTGGAATATGCCATTCAAATGGTGCAATTTCCCCAAGAAAATCTTTTAATTAATCTCTTTGAAGAGGGTAAATTAACCCTAGACCATGTTAGGGACATTGGTAAACAGTTGGCTGAGTTCCATGCTTCGGCAGAGACCAATGATCATATTGCTAGCTTTGGGACGGCGGCGGGCTTAAAGGCGGTGGCGGATGATAACTATGCTTGTACAGATAAATATCTGGGCTTAGCTCAAACCCAAACTCAACTGGATCAAACCCGTGCTTATACGGATCAATGTTTTATTGATAATGCGGATTTATTTAGCGATCGCATTGCTCAGGGCAAAATTCGGGAATGTCACGGCGACTTACACTTAAAAAATATTTGCTTATTTGATCAAAAAGTTCAAATCTTTGACTGCATTGAGTTTAATGAGCCATTTCGGAATACTGATGTTCTCTACGATGCCTCGTTTTTATTAATGGATTTGCAGTATCGAGGACGAAAGGATTTAGCTAATGCTTTCTTAAATACCTATCTAGAACTTACCAATGACTACAAAGGTGCTGTATTACTGCCATTATTTTGTAGTATGCGGGCATATATTCGGGCTAAGGTCACTTCTTTTTTATTAGATGATCCAAATATTCCCGAATCAGTTAAACTTCAAGCCCAACAGGAAGCCGCCGCCTATTACACCTTGGCGTATCAATATACCCTCCTCACTGTGGGTAAAATATTTATGATGTCGGGCTTATCTGGATCGGGTAAAACTACTGCAGCTAGAGCCTTAGCACAGAAAATTGAGGCTATTCATCTTATTCATCTACGCTCCGACGCCATCCGCAAGCATTTAGCAGGAATAGACCTGATGCAACGGGGAGATAGTGAACTTTATACCCCTGAAATGACCCAACGCACCTATGCTGAACTCTTGAATTTAGGAATTTTGTTAGCCAGTAAAGGGTTTCAAGTGATTTTAGATGCTAAGTACGATCGCCAAGGTTTACGTTCTGCCGTGATTGAGCAGGCAAAGGCACATAATATAAATCTGGAAATTATCTACTGTACTGCTGATGTCGAAACCTTAAACCAAAGACTGGGCGATCGCATCAAAGCTAATAGCGATATTGCCGATGCTACACCTGAAATATTGGCATCCCAAAGGTTTGAAGAGTTTACAGATGCGGAGAAAGAATATCTTGCCAATTAA
- a CDS encoding glycosyltransferase family 2 protein — protein sequence MDQDETVVGHSPKGEMRRLKAAIALGLIYGTVFLLHLSSWGLEVVMVVLGILTIHALRLLLTSSSTSTYDPSTDQNYDENNLPELPLVSLVVAAKNEEAVISKLVEGLCQIDYESNRLELWVVDDNSNDRTPLILEKLQQKYQQLKVLRRGVDAQGGKSGALNQVLPLTTGEIIGVFDADAQVPKNLLTALLPLFHKPKIGAVQLRKAIANAGDNFWTRGQAAEMALDIFFQRRRNNIKGIGELRGNGQFVRRSALISCGGWNEQTITDDLDLTIRLHLDHWDIGCLTHPAVNEEGVLTLKQLWHQRNRWAEGGYQRYLDYWQPIIQNQMGLSKTFDLAIFLLIQYILPTAIIPDLLGAIVLHKRPLLTPILAMTTILSTIGMAVGVKQSYRSSLFSTLIQTLRGTIYMLHWIPVMVSVTLRMSIRPKQLKWVKTMHQGLGNSLGLDELDNEFKSEH from the coding sequence ATGGATCAGGATGAAACGGTGGTAGGACATAGCCCTAAAGGAGAAATGAGAAGGTTAAAAGCAGCGATCGCTCTGGGGCTAATCTACGGTACGGTTTTTCTGCTGCATCTATCATCTTGGGGTTTAGAAGTAGTTATGGTCGTACTGGGAATTTTAACCATCCATGCTCTACGGTTACTGCTTACAAGTTCTTCAACTTCCACTTACGATCCGAGTACCGATCAGAACTATGATGAAAATAATCTTCCTGAATTACCTTTAGTTTCCCTTGTCGTTGCTGCCAAAAATGAAGAAGCAGTAATTAGCAAACTTGTTGAGGGTTTATGCCAAATTGACTATGAGTCTAACCGTTTGGAACTGTGGGTAGTTGATGATAATAGTAACGATCGCACACCTCTAATCCTAGAAAAATTACAGCAAAAATATCAACAACTAAAAGTCTTACGCAGGGGAGTCGATGCCCAAGGCGGTAAATCGGGCGCATTAAATCAAGTTCTACCTTTAACTACAGGAGAAATCATTGGTGTATTTGATGCCGATGCCCAAGTTCCAAAAAATCTCTTAACAGCTTTATTACCTTTATTTCACAAGCCTAAAATTGGGGCAGTCCAACTACGGAAAGCGATCGCCAACGCTGGGGATAACTTTTGGACAAGGGGACAGGCAGCAGAAATGGCTCTCGATATATTTTTTCAAAGACGCAGGAACAATATTAAAGGCATTGGCGAGCTTAGGGGTAACGGACAGTTTGTCAGGCGATCGGCGTTAATTAGCTGTGGGGGTTGGAACGAGCAGACTATTACCGATGACTTAGACCTCACCATCCGTCTTCATCTTGATCACTGGGATATAGGTTGTCTAACCCATCCTGCTGTTAACGAAGAAGGAGTATTAACCCTTAAACAACTGTGGCATCAACGCAATCGCTGGGCAGAGGGGGGATATCAAAGATATTTAGACTATTGGCAGCCAATTATACAAAATCAAATGGGGCTGAGTAAAACCTTTGATCTAGCTATATTTCTGCTGATTCAATACATTTTACCCACGGCAATAATTCCCGACCTTCTGGGGGCGATCGTCTTGCATAAAAGACCATTACTTACGCCAATTTTAGCGATGACGACAATTTTATCCACGATTGGTATGGCAGTGGGAGTGAAGCAATCCTATCGTTCTTCTCTATTTTCGACTCTAATCCAAACCCTGCGCGGTACCATTTATATGCTGCATTGGATTCCAGTCATGGTTAGTGTAACTTTGCGTATGTCAATTCGTCCTAAGCAACTGAAATGGGTAAAAACCATGCACCAAGGACTGGGAAATAGTTTGGGCTTAGATGAATTAGATAATGAGTTTAAGTCTGAGCATTAA
- the grxC gene encoding glutaredoxin 3, with product MAKVEIYTWRTCPFCLRAKRLLDRKNIDYIEYAIDGDENARKAMVARGSDGKYSVPQIFINDLHIGGCDAVHALDAQGKLDALLAG from the coding sequence ATGGCAAAGGTGGAAATTTATACTTGGCGCACTTGTCCTTTTTGTCTAAGAGCAAAGCGACTCTTGGATCGCAAGAATATTGATTATATCGAATATGCCATTGATGGCGACGAAAATGCCCGTAAAGCTATGGTGGCTAGGGGTTCTGATGGCAAATACTCGGTACCACAAATTTTTATCAACGATCTCCACATTGGTGGCTGTGATGCAGTTCATGCCCTAGATGCCCAAGGTAAGCTAGATGCTCTATTAGCTGGATAG